In Halorhabdus rudnickae, the following proteins share a genomic window:
- a CDS encoding DUF5786 family protein has product MSMGAYDEAEHERRERKNSSVDASFDDDRSTYDGSVDYESDDSAEDLLETFKEIQSD; this is encoded by the coding sequence ATGTCGATGGGCGCCTATGACGAAGCGGAGCACGAACGCCGTGAGCGAAAGAACAGTTCGGTCGACGCGAGTTTCGACGACGACCGGTCGACTTATGATGGCAGCGTCGATTACGAGAGCGACGACTCTGCCGAGGACCTTCTGGAGACGTTCAAAGAGATACAGTCCGACTGA
- a CDS encoding nascent polypeptide-associated complex protein — translation MFGGGGGGLDPRKMKQMMEQMGIDLEDIDAEEVIIKTPDEELVFTDAEVQRMDAQGQQTYQIVGQPETRERSAGAGSASDDVSSDTDDGIAQADVDVVVQRAGVDEETAREALQDADGDLAAAVANLE, via the coding sequence ATGTTTGGAGGAGGCGGCGGGGGTCTCGATCCCCGCAAAATGAAGCAGATGATGGAACAGATGGGGATCGACTTAGAGGATATCGACGCCGAGGAGGTCATTATCAAGACCCCCGACGAGGAACTCGTCTTTACTGACGCGGAGGTCCAGCGCATGGACGCCCAGGGGCAACAGACCTACCAGATCGTCGGTCAGCCTGAAACCCGCGAGCGTAGTGCAGGCGCTGGATCAGCGAGCGACGACGTATCGAGCGACACCGACGACGGGATTGCCCAGGCGGACGTCGACGTGGTCGTCCAGCGGGCGGGTGTCGACGAGGAGACGGCCCGCGAGGCACTCCAAGACGCCGACGGCGACCTCGCGGCAGCGGTCGCCAACCTCGAGTGA
- a CDS encoding purine-nucleoside phosphorylase — MTEPVDYLEEQLQAKNLSAPETAVVLGSGLGGMTDEMDIALSVSYEDVPGLAASTVEGHAGRFVVGTVGDVNVLGMDGRVHYYESGDMDPIVAPIRTLGELGCERLLITNAAGGVNPAFDPGDVMLIDDHLNLMGTNPLLGKAGLGDGPMFPDLTDAYSPDLLAEARDLAGDSELTIHDGGVYAGMMGPSYETPAEIEMLDTLGADAVGMSTVPETIVANQLGMDVVGMSTITNYAAGVVGDPLSHEEVVETIETIEDDLRTYVSTLLQRFPELD; from the coding sequence ATGACGGAACCGGTCGATTATCTCGAAGAACAGCTGCAGGCGAAAAACCTCTCGGCCCCCGAGACCGCGGTGGTACTTGGCTCCGGGCTGGGCGGGATGACCGACGAGATGGACATCGCGCTGTCAGTCTCTTACGAAGACGTCCCGGGGCTTGCAGCCTCGACCGTCGAGGGTCACGCAGGTCGCTTCGTCGTCGGGACGGTGGGCGACGTGAACGTCCTGGGGATGGACGGCCGCGTTCACTACTACGAAAGCGGCGACATGGATCCGATCGTGGCCCCGATCCGAACACTCGGAGAGCTTGGGTGTGAGCGGCTCCTCATCACCAACGCCGCGGGCGGTGTCAACCCGGCGTTCGATCCCGGCGACGTGATGCTCATCGATGACCACCTCAACCTGATGGGAACGAATCCGCTGCTGGGCAAGGCGGGACTGGGCGACGGTCCGATGTTCCCGGACTTGACCGACGCCTACAGCCCGGACCTGCTCGCGGAGGCCCGGGACCTTGCCGGTGATTCCGAACTCACGATCCACGACGGCGGCGTCTACGCGGGCATGATGGGTCCCAGTTACGAGACGCCGGCCGAGATCGAGATGCTCGACACCCTCGGTGCGGACGCCGTCGGGATGTCGACCGTCCCCGAGACGATCGTCGCCAATCAGCTGGGGATGGACGTCGTCGGGATGTCGACGATCACGAACTACGCTGCCGGCGTGGTCGGCGACCCGCTCTCCCACGAGGAGGTCGTCGAGACGATCGAGACGATCGAGGACGACCTCCGGACGTACGTCTCGACGCTGTTGCAGCGGTTCCCTGAACTCGATTGA
- a CDS encoding helicase C-terminal domain-containing protein, with the protein MDPSRIESAFPAPSYRGNQEDALGRIRAAFEDGNDVVLVRAPTGSGKSLLARAIAGCARQGSQASATDAIGAYYTTPQVSQLDDVASDPLLSDLSIIRGKSNYKCILSGETDTPVTQAPCAREREFDCQVKHRCPYFSDRSIAANQSIAAMTLAYFMQTAGSDVFGKRDVVVIDEAHGLGEWAEMYAAIDLAPDTVPVWDERPPPEIDGVETAAEYAAGLSRVCDRRLTDLRAQVELEPEEAAERDRLEELRSDLQWFQEAVRDPDSPTTWVVDQPDGEGSRTTIKPLNPERFLSHTVWDRGNKFALLSATILNKDAFCASAGLDPDRVALVDLEHTFPVENRPLVDVTQGKMTYEERETTIPKIAETLVSLMARHPGESGLVHCHSYAIQDALADELRAWGVGERVRTHDSEDRDGQLAAWKRSDEPTVFLSVKMEEALDLEGDLCRWQLLCKAPYPNTRDSRVARRLENGDWAWYYRSALRTVIQACGRIVRSPEDHGVTYLADSSLLDLFDRARVDMPAWFEAQVDRMARPTLSTPEPDPALAGLSDKRSRRSSGRSDASGSRRSSSRSSRRSRSGSNPVADVWDTE; encoded by the coding sequence GTGGATCCCTCCCGCATCGAGTCGGCATTCCCCGCGCCCTCCTATCGTGGCAACCAGGAGGACGCTCTCGGCCGGATCCGGGCTGCCTTCGAGGACGGCAACGATGTCGTGCTCGTTCGTGCGCCGACGGGTAGCGGTAAATCCCTCCTCGCCCGGGCGATCGCCGGCTGTGCCCGCCAGGGGAGTCAGGCCAGCGCCACCGACGCGATCGGGGCCTATTACACCACCCCGCAGGTCTCTCAGCTCGACGACGTGGCGAGCGACCCGCTGCTCTCGGACCTCTCGATCATCCGCGGGAAGTCCAATTACAAGTGCATCCTCTCGGGGGAGACCGACACGCCCGTCACGCAGGCCCCCTGCGCCCGCGAGCGGGAGTTCGACTGCCAGGTGAAACATCGGTGTCCGTACTTTTCCGATCGGTCGATCGCCGCCAACCAGTCGATCGCCGCGATGACGCTTGCGTATTTCATGCAAACGGCCGGCTCTGACGTCTTCGGCAAGCGTGACGTGGTCGTCATCGACGAGGCCCACGGCCTGGGCGAGTGGGCCGAGATGTACGCTGCGATCGATCTCGCCCCCGACACCGTCCCGGTCTGGGACGAACGCCCGCCGCCGGAAATCGACGGCGTCGAGACGGCCGCCGAGTACGCCGCCGGGCTATCCCGGGTCTGCGATCGGCGACTGACTGACCTCCGAGCGCAGGTCGAACTCGAACCCGAAGAGGCCGCCGAGCGCGACCGACTGGAGGAACTCCGATCCGATCTCCAGTGGTTTCAAGAGGCCGTCCGCGATCCGGACAGCCCGACGACGTGGGTCGTCGATCAGCCAGACGGCGAGGGAAGCCGGACGACGATCAAGCCATTGAACCCCGAACGCTTTCTTTCGCATACCGTCTGGGACCGCGGGAACAAGTTCGCGCTCCTCTCGGCGACGATCCTCAACAAGGATGCCTTCTGTGCGAGCGCCGGCCTCGATCCCGACCGAGTGGCGCTGGTCGACCTCGAACACACGTTCCCCGTCGAGAACCGTCCCCTGGTGGACGTCACGCAGGGAAAGATGACCTACGAGGAGCGCGAGACGACGATCCCGAAGATCGCCGAGACGCTCGTCTCTCTGATGGCCCGCCATCCCGGCGAATCCGGGCTGGTGCACTGTCACTCCTACGCGATCCAGGATGCTCTGGCCGACGAACTACGGGCGTGGGGCGTCGGCGAGCGCGTCCGAACCCACGACAGCGAAGACCGCGACGGGCAACTGGCAGCCTGGAAACGTAGTGACGAGCCGACGGTCTTTCTCTCGGTGAAGATGGAGGAAGCCCTGGATCTGGAGGGCGACCTCTGTCGGTGGCAACTGCTCTGTAAGGCCCCCTACCCCAACACGCGAGACTCCCGCGTGGCGCGCCGCCTGGAGAACGGCGACTGGGCGTGGTACTACCGGAGCGCGCTCCGGACGGTGATCCAGGCCTGTGGCCGGATCGTCCGCTCGCCCGAAGACCACGGCGTGACCTATCTCGCCGATTCGAGCCTACTGGACCTCTTCGATCGCGCCCGAGTGGACATGCCCGCGTGGTTCGAAGCGCAGGTCGACCGGATGGCACGTCCCACTCTGTCGACCCCGGAGCCCGACCCGGCATTGGCTGGACTGTCGGACAAACGATCGCGTCGCAGTTCGGGACGGTCCGATGCGAGCGGCTCCCGACGATCGAGTTCCCGCAGTTCCCGGCGCTCACGATCGGGATCGAACCCCGTCGCGGACGTTTGGGATACCGAATGA
- a CDS encoding class I SAM-dependent methyltransferase, with translation MRDDSLISDEESDGSAVLTGDAEGELAVVVEQSRAQQAIDALQDEGVYDADRSVRAYGEGGVSLPVTAVPETVEIREIVRQIGEPRLRTLADHLRERGWSDNEIDRAPSSWAVIGTVVLVEIGDAPRPDDVGQALLDLHGEADTVLERHGIAGEHREPDVSVLAGEGDTETIHTEHGTRYAMDLAEVMFSPGNKEERAHMGRVVERSKTTDSASGKERPASSEGETVLDMFAGIGYFTLPMARAGADVTAVERNPTAFQYLLENARLNDVTDCIQPYRADCRDVVAGVDADRVVMGYYDAHEYLDSALEALEEGGIVHLHEATPADLVFERPIDRLETAAGERGRSVEVLDTRRVKTYSEGVVHVVVDARVD, from the coding sequence ATGCGTGACGACAGCTTGATTTCGGACGAGGAGAGTGACGGCTCCGCGGTTCTCACTGGCGACGCCGAGGGAGAACTCGCCGTCGTCGTCGAACAGTCCCGCGCCCAGCAAGCCATCGACGCATTACAGGACGAAGGCGTCTACGATGCCGACCGCAGCGTCCGGGCCTACGGCGAGGGTGGCGTCTCGCTCCCCGTGACGGCTGTCCCCGAGACTGTCGAGATCCGGGAAATTGTCCGACAGATCGGCGAGCCGCGATTGCGAACGCTGGCTGATCACCTCCGCGAGCGCGGCTGGAGTGACAACGAGATCGACCGCGCGCCGTCGTCGTGGGCCGTTATCGGCACCGTCGTGCTCGTCGAGATCGGTGACGCGCCGCGCCCGGACGACGTTGGCCAGGCACTACTCGATCTCCACGGCGAGGCCGACACTGTGCTCGAACGTCACGGTATCGCCGGGGAACATCGCGAACCCGACGTGTCAGTACTGGCGGGCGAGGGCGACACGGAGACGATCCACACCGAGCACGGGACCCGCTACGCGATGGATCTCGCCGAGGTCATGTTCTCGCCCGGGAACAAGGAGGAGCGAGCGCACATGGGGCGCGTCGTCGAGCGAAGCAAGACGACGGACAGTGCGAGCGGGAAGGAACGACCCGCGAGCAGCGAGGGCGAAACGGTCCTCGATATGTTCGCCGGAATCGGCTACTTTACGCTGCCGATGGCCCGGGCCGGCGCGGACGTGACGGCCGTCGAACGCAACCCGACGGCGTTTCAGTATCTCTTAGAGAACGCCCGACTCAACGACGTGACCGACTGCATCCAGCCCTATCGAGCCGATTGTCGGGACGTGGTCGCGGGCGTTGATGCCGACCGGGTCGTGATGGGGTATTACGACGCCCACGAATACCTCGACAGCGCGCTGGAAGCGCTCGAAGAGGGGGGTATCGTGCATCTGCACGAGGCGACACCTGCCGATCTGGTCTTCGAGCGACCGATCGACCGGCTGGAGACCGCAGCCGGCGAACGCGGTCGGTCGGTCGAGGTTCTCGACACTCGTCGCGTGAAAACCTATAGCGAGGGGGTCGTCCACGTCGTCGTGGACGCGCGGGTGGACTGA
- a CDS encoding PUA domain-containing protein: protein MDEWPRLERIASYQFGAGAGPALFADRTALSITRSKSGRPRQIHGPAGRLVTLGGDGRFTLGLAGGRRLRDELVAPASRVVVGEESDPFVREGRNAFAKFVREADPSIREGDEVLIVRKDDTLVGVGRAELPATAMDDFETGMAVAVREGAEE, encoded by the coding sequence ATGGACGAGTGGCCTCGCCTCGAACGGATCGCATCCTACCAGTTCGGTGCCGGTGCCGGGCCGGCGCTGTTCGCCGACCGTACAGCCCTGTCGATCACGCGCTCGAAGTCGGGTCGTCCCCGACAGATCCACGGCCCGGCGGGGCGACTGGTCACGTTGGGTGGAGACGGACGGTTCACGCTTGGCCTCGCCGGCGGTCGGCGCCTCCGGGATGAACTCGTCGCCCCGGCCTCTCGGGTGGTCGTCGGCGAGGAGAGCGATCCGTTCGTCCGCGAGGGACGCAACGCATTCGCAAAGTTCGTCCGAGAGGCTGACCCGTCAATCCGGGAGGGCGACGAGGTACTGATCGTCCGGAAGGACGACACGCTGGTTGGCGTCGGGCGGGCGGAACTCCCGGCGACGGCGATGGACGACTTCGAGACGGGGATGGCCGTCGCTGTGCGCGAGGGCGCAGAGGAATAG
- a CDS encoding 50S ribosomal protein L11 methyltransferase, translated as MSVLLVGEGREYLRERGETLETDLGVLEIPKDAAPGDTLETHLGTAFEVRALRGPDLFEHFERTGAPMMPRDIGLIVGHTGIAGGDRVLDVGTGTGVLAGYMGRMGAAVVTYEQDDGFADVARENMALAGVTDTVDVRTGDATAHVEDLRDEDPFDVLTLDTADAPDLVEHAPDLLADGGFVAVYSPFVESSKDVVETAREVGLSQIETLETIQREMDFDDRGSRPSTAGVGHTGYLTFARLA; from the coding sequence GTGAGCGTCCTCCTCGTCGGTGAGGGACGGGAGTACCTCCGCGAACGCGGTGAGACCTTAGAGACGGATCTGGGTGTTCTGGAAATTCCCAAGGACGCCGCGCCGGGGGACACGCTGGAGACCCATCTTGGGACCGCCTTCGAGGTGCGCGCGCTGCGTGGCCCGGATCTCTTCGAGCACTTCGAACGGACCGGCGCGCCGATGATGCCTCGGGACATCGGCCTGATCGTCGGTCACACCGGAATCGCTGGCGGCGACCGTGTTCTCGATGTCGGTACCGGGACGGGCGTGCTCGCCGGATACATGGGCCGCATGGGCGCGGCAGTCGTCACCTACGAACAGGACGACGGCTTCGCCGACGTGGCTCGGGAAAACATGGCACTTGCCGGCGTCACCGACACTGTCGACGTACGGACCGGCGACGCGACCGCGCATGTTGAGGACCTCCGGGACGAGGATCCCTTCGACGTGCTGACACTCGATACTGCCGACGCACCTGATCTGGTCGAGCATGCACCCGACCTGCTGGCCGACGGAGGGTTCGTCGCCGTCTACTCGCCGTTCGTCGAAAGTTCCAAAGATGTCGTCGAGACAGCCCGAGAAGTCGGTCTTTCCCAAATCGAGACGCTGGAGACGATCCAGCGGGAGATGGACTTCGACGACCGTGGCTCGCGCCCCTCGACCGCTGGCGTGGGTCACACGGGGTATCTGACGTTCGCACGGCTGGCGTAG
- a CDS encoding 60S ribosomal export protein NMD3, whose product MTRSGAFCPRCGDPIESDPGERPAHPEARDPDSVLCDACYFEEFALVDAPDRIEVRVCSQCGAVHRGNRWVDVGAEDYTDVAVDVTSEALGVHVDATDVAWQVAPEQVDRNTIRMHATFSGVVRGTPLTEEVVVPVKIARETCQRCGRIAGGSFASTVQIRAVDRTPTDEEEERAEAIAREIVAEMEATGDRDAFVTDVGSVDGGLNIKVSTTKIGQKIAQRLVAEFGGSFSDSERLITEDEDGEKVYRVTYAVRLPPFSPGEVIDPEDDEGPVLVRSVQGNLKGTRLSTGAAYEASFEDGDAPEARRLGDREDGVETTLVAIEDDHAVQVLDPETYETKSIPRPDYLDTEAEVVPVLKSRAGLHVLPGDDGDEGDDA is encoded by the coding sequence ATGACGCGTTCGGGTGCGTTCTGTCCGCGCTGTGGCGATCCTATCGAGAGCGATCCCGGAGAGCGGCCGGCCCATCCGGAGGCTCGCGATCCGGATAGCGTGCTCTGTGACGCCTGTTACTTCGAGGAGTTCGCCCTCGTGGACGCGCCCGACCGGATCGAGGTGCGGGTCTGTTCGCAGTGTGGAGCCGTCCACCGAGGCAACCGCTGGGTCGACGTGGGTGCCGAGGACTACACCGACGTCGCTGTCGACGTGACCAGCGAGGCGCTGGGCGTCCACGTCGACGCCACGGACGTCGCCTGGCAGGTCGCGCCCGAACAGGTCGACCGCAACACGATCCGGATGCACGCGACGTTTTCGGGCGTCGTTCGCGGGACGCCTCTCACCGAGGAGGTCGTCGTCCCCGTGAAAATCGCCAGGGAGACCTGCCAGCGGTGTGGCCGCATCGCCGGGGGCTCCTTCGCCAGTACGGTCCAGATCCGGGCCGTCGACCGAACGCCCACTGACGAAGAGGAGGAGCGCGCCGAGGCGATCGCCCGTGAGATTGTCGCCGAGATGGAGGCGACAGGCGATCGTGATGCGTTCGTCACCGACGTCGGGTCGGTCGACGGTGGACTGAACATCAAGGTATCGACGACGAAAATCGGCCAGAAGATCGCCCAGCGTCTGGTCGCTGAGTTCGGCGGTTCCTTCTCGGATTCCGAACGGCTCATCACCGAGGACGAGGACGGCGAGAAAGTCTACCGGGTGACGTACGCGGTCCGGTTGCCACCCTTCTCTCCGGGCGAGGTCATCGATCCAGAGGACGATGAGGGACCAGTGTTGGTCCGGAGCGTCCAGGGGAATCTCAAGGGCACACGACTTTCGACTGGCGCGGCCTACGAAGCGAGTTTCGAGGACGGCGATGCACCCGAGGCCCGGCGGCTGGGCGACCGCGAGGACGGCGTCGAGACGACGCTGGTGGCGATCGAGGACGACCACGCCGTCCAGGTGCTTGACCCCGAGACCTACGAGACGAAGTCGATCCCGCGGCCGGACTATCTGGACACCGAGGCCGAGGTTGTCCCGGTGTTGAAATCGCGGGCTGGATTGCACGTACTGCCGGGTGACGACGGTGACGAGGGCGACGATGCGTGA
- a CDS encoding LabA-like NYN domain-containing protein encodes MTDVHPDQRIAVLADSQNLYHTAQSIYQRNIDYEALLTSAVDGRQLTRAIAYVVRADADDEERFFEALVDIGFETKLKDIKTFADGSKKADWDVGMSLDAVSLAPHVDTIALCTGDGDFSRLVSHVRHEGVKVEVYAFGESTSEELIDRAESFTDLSEDTDRFLL; translated from the coding sequence ATGACGGACGTCCATCCGGACCAGCGAATTGCCGTGCTGGCTGATTCCCAGAATCTCTATCACACCGCACAGAGCATCTATCAGCGCAATATCGACTACGAGGCGTTACTCACGTCCGCGGTCGACGGCCGGCAGTTGACGCGAGCGATCGCCTACGTCGTACGGGCCGATGCTGACGACGAGGAGCGCTTTTTCGAGGCACTGGTCGATATCGGCTTCGAGACCAAACTCAAGGACATCAAGACCTTCGCCGACGGGTCCAAGAAAGCTGACTGGGACGTCGGGATGAGCCTCGACGCCGTTTCGCTGGCTCCCCACGTCGATACGATCGCCCTCTGTACGGGCGATGGCGACTTCTCCCGGCTGGTCTCACACGTCAGACACGAGGGTGTCAAAGTAGAGGTCTACGCCTTCGGCGAATCGACATCCGAAGAACTGATCGATCGCGCCGAGTCGTTCACTGATCTGAGCGAGGATACAGATCGCTTCCTGCTGTGA